The Microbispora sp. ZYX-F-249 genomic interval AGTGCCACGGTGTTCTACAAGACGGGATGGAACCCGGCCAACATCCACTACGGGATCAACGGCACCTGGACCAACGTCCCCGGCGTCGCCATGGACACCGCCTGCACCGGCTGGAAGAAAAAGACGATCGACCTCGGCACCGCCGCCACCTTCCAGGTCACCTTCAACAACGGCTCCGGCACCTGGGACAACAACCAGGGCAGGAACTACACCATCGGCACCGGCACCACCGTCGTCCAGAACGGTGTGGTCACCGGCAACGCCCCCGACCCCTGCGTGACGGCCTCGCCGTCCCCTTCCCCCTCACCGTCGAGTGGAGGCAAGGCGACCGTCTTCTACTACAAGAAGACCAGGGGCTGGAGCTCCGTGAAGATCCACTACCAGCCCACCGGCGGCTCGTGGACGACGGTCCCGGGCATCGACATGGACGAGGAGAGCTGCGCCGACTGGGCGAAGAAGACGGTCGACCTCGGCAGCGCGACCGGGCTCAAGGCCGCCTTCAACAACGGATCGGGCACCTGGGACAACAACAACGGCGCCGACTACGCCATCGGTCTCGGCACGACCACGGTCAAGGACGGCGTCATACGCGCGAACGCGCCGGAGCCGTGCACGCCCGACCCGCCGGACACGACCGCGCCCAGCGTGCCCACGGGCCTGGCCGCGACCGCGTCGGGCACGACCGTCACGCTCACCTGGACGGCGTCGACCGACAACGTCGGTGTCACCGGTTACGAGATCAGCCGGGCCAAGGGCGAGGAGACCCCCGTCGTCCGCTCCGCCTCCGGCACCTCGTACAAGGAGTCCGGTCTGGACGCCAAGACGACCTACACCTACAAGGTGCGGGCACTGGACGCCGCAGGCAACAGATCCGCCTACACCGATGCCGTCTCGGTCACGACGGGCGACGGGCCGCCACCCGTCACCCAGGGCACCCCGCTCGGCGGCGATCCGCGCAAGGACTCCATCTACTTCGTCATGACGGCGCGGTTCTACGACGGCGACACCTCCAACGACAGGGGCGGAAGCCAGAACATCCGCTCGGGAAACGCGGCGAACAACGACCCGATGTTCCGCGGCGACTTCAAGGGCCTCATCGACAAGCTGGACTACATCAAGGCCCTCGGCTTCTCCGCGATCTGGATCACCCCGGTCGTGCTGAACCGCTCCGACTACGACTACCACGGCTACCACGGCTGGGACTTCTACCGGGTGGACACCCGGCTGGAGACGCCCGGCTACACCTACCAGGACCTGATCAACAAGGCCCACGCCAAGGGCCTGAAGATCTACCAGGACGTCGTCTACAACCACAGCTCCCGTTGGGGCGCCAAGGGACTGTTCGTCCCCCCGGTGTACGGCGTGCGCGACGAGCAGTGGAAGTGGATGTACAGCGCCAAGGAGGCGGGCCGGGAGTACGACCCCATGGTCGAGCATCAGGGCGACGACCCCGGCATGACCGCCGCGCAGAACCAGATGGCCAAGGGACGGCCGTACAACGGCGACCTGTGGTCGACCGAGGAGCCGGCGGGCAACACCTGCCGCAACTGGGGGACGCCGACCCAGTACTACAGCCCCGAGGGATACCGCATCTACAACTGCCAGTGGCCGAGCCCGACCTCCGGGATGTTCCCCGCGAAGTACTACCACCAGTGCTGGATCGGCAACTGGG includes:
- a CDS encoding carbohydrate binding domain-containing protein; the encoded protein is MNRRRVHLAAATAIVALSSLIPMAGARAANSATVFYKTGWNPANIHYGINGTWTNVPGVAMDTACTGWKKKTIDLGTAATFQVTFNNGSGTWDNNQGRNYTIGTGTTVVQNGVVTGNAPDPCVTASPSPSPSPSSGGKATVFYYKKTRGWSSVKIHYQPTGGSWTTVPGIDMDEESCADWAKKTVDLGSATGLKAAFNNGSGTWDNNNGADYAIGLGTTTVKDGVIRANAPEPCTPDPPDTTAPSVPTGLAATASGTTVTLTWTASTDNVGVTGYEISRAKGEETPVVRSASGTSYKESGLDAKTTYTYKVRALDAAGNRSAYTDAVSVTTGDGPPPVTQGTPLGGDPRKDSIYFVMTARFYDGDTSNDRGGSQNIRSGNAANNDPMFRGDFKGLIDKLDYIKALGFSAIWITPVVLNRSDYDYHGYHGWDFYRVDTRLETPGYTYQDLINKAHAKGLKIYQDVVYNHSSRWGAKGLFVPPVYGVRDEQWKWMYSAKEAGREYDPMVEHQGDDPGMTAAQNQMAKGRPYNGDLWSTEEPAGNTCRNWGTPTQYYSPEGYRIYNCQWPSPTSGMFPAKYYHQCWIGNWEGEDSRSCWLHEDLADFNTENAEVQKYLIDAYNRFIDMGVDGFRIDTAVHIPRVTWNRRFLPAIYDRVKEKFGEDKAKDFYVFGEVAAFVNDKWNRGSVNHSAQFYTWKERKDYSADDEKAAIEQYNYEEQLGTGNQPTSTNAFLDGNTYHAPDHSKFSGMNIIDMRMHMNFSDAQNAYNNGKDSDDSVNDATYNAVYVDSHDYGPNKSGFRYSGGTDAWAENMSLMWTFRGIPTLYYGSEIEFQKGKQIDCGPTCPLATTGRAYYGDKIEGTVTTSGYGEVSGASGPVATTLSQPLVKHLQRLNQIRRAIPALQMGQYSTEGVSGSIAYKRRYTSGSTDSFVLVTVSSGATFTGIPNGTYVDAVTGDRKTVTGGTLSIDLNGKGDMRAYVLDLPGNPAPGKIGTDGPYLK